In Candidatus Bathyarchaeota archaeon, a single window of DNA contains:
- a CDS encoding CopG family ribbon-helix-helix protein → MTVVSITLPGELLKKFDEFTKARGYYSRSEAFRDAIRSLIAEAEIAWLKKGRVATTIMIICDYARKDVDRHVSEVRHEYDDVVVENVHRHIEKKYCLEIFIAEGNYQRILDLVGRIRGMRGILEVKTLFMPL, encoded by the coding sequence ATGACTGTTGTGAGCATAACTCTTCCGGGAGAGCTTCTTAAGAAGTTTGATGAGTTTACCAAAGCCAGAGGATATTATAGCCGTTCTGAGGCTTTCCGAGACGCTATTAGGAGTCTAATCGCTGAAGCAGAAATCGCTTGGCTCAAGAAGGGCCGAGTTGCAACAACCATTATGATCATATGTGACTATGCAAGAAAAGATGTGGACAGGCACGTTTCTGAGGTAAGACATGAGTACGATGATGTGGTTGTTGAGAACGTTCACAGGCACATTGAAAAGAAATATTGCTTGGAAATTTTCATCGCTGAAGGAAATTATCAGAGAATTTTGGACTTAGTTGGTCGAATCAGAGGAATGCGGGGAATTCTCGAAGTAAAAACCTTATTCATGCCTTTATGA
- the cadA gene encoding cadmium-translocating P-type ATPase — MVPRVEEGDFEDKKDRRIWIPMAVALAFTMVSAALLDFFVQGVPLDFVIPLLNEQATVSTIIYYTTIVIAASYIGVLGFEELIFERRFSVEFLMATAAFGAMYLAFLFEAVTVLFLYSLAEYFEGYIQDRARRTVEKLSEFMPDKARIITDDGKEENVDVTAVLPGTTVLVRPGERIVLDGVITDGVSYVDQSLVTGESALVLKKFGDNAYAGTLNTSGVLKISVSKKAGDTLVSRIVKLVIQSRKRKASIEKLVDRFAKFYVPIVISLALFTAFFMPSILAGSFEIWLYRALILLVISCPSAFIISVPATMFTAVTIAARRGVVIKGGVYVEKMDKIGAVLFDKTGTLTLGKPVVHCIKGVSELDEKALMYAAALEQFSNHPLAQAVIKSAADSNLNFRELDVTNVKEIPGKGIMGYVNGTRVIVGSMDLLKQHGSNCESVSEVYENEKHSAVCVSLDETATSSICIIDDVREDAVRAVKALKEAGLHIAILTGDKAEIARETAERLGITDVYAKLFPEDKLKIIAKTREKHGLVAMVGDGINDAPALAASDVGIAMGGGKVDVALESADIILVKDELAQIPTLHKLSKMTVRIAKQNIAVSLGVKLVLGALGLMGFIPLWFTVALGDDGLTMLTLLNTLRLTRLEF; from the coding sequence ATGGTCCCTAGAGTCGAAGAAGGAGACTTTGAGGACAAAAAAGACAGGCGAATTTGGATTCCAATGGCTGTCGCTTTGGCATTTACAATGGTGTCTGCTGCTTTACTTGATTTTTTCGTCCAAGGTGTTCCTCTGGATTTCGTGATACCTCTGCTGAACGAACAAGCTACAGTGTCAACAATCATTTACTACACTACAATTGTCATTGCAGCCAGCTACATCGGAGTTTTGGGCTTTGAAGAACTTATTTTTGAGAGAAGATTTTCAGTGGAGTTTCTGATGGCGACGGCTGCCTTTGGTGCCATGTACTTGGCTTTCCTCTTTGAAGCCGTTACTGTCTTGTTTCTGTACTCTTTAGCGGAGTATTTTGAGGGGTACATTCAAGACAGGGCCAGAAGAACCGTTGAAAAGCTTTCGGAATTTATGCCTGACAAGGCGCGGATAATAACCGATGACGGCAAAGAGGAAAATGTAGATGTGACGGCTGTTTTGCCAGGGACAACCGTTCTTGTTAGGCCTGGGGAGAGAATTGTTCTTGACGGAGTTATAACAGATGGTGTTTCTTACGTTGATCAGTCTTTGGTGACTGGTGAATCGGCTCTTGTTTTGAAGAAGTTTGGCGACAATGCTTATGCTGGTACTTTGAACACAAGTGGTGTTCTAAAAATTTCTGTTAGCAAAAAAGCTGGAGATACACTGGTCTCGAGGATAGTGAAACTTGTTATACAATCTAGAAAAAGAAAGGCATCTATCGAAAAACTTGTTGATAGATTCGCCAAATTCTACGTTCCAATCGTTATTTCTCTTGCCCTGTTCACCGCTTTCTTCATGCCTAGCATTCTTGCTGGGTCCTTTGAAATTTGGCTATACCGTGCCTTGATACTTCTTGTGATCTCGTGTCCCAGCGCCTTCATCATATCTGTTCCAGCAACGATGTTTACCGCTGTTACGATTGCTGCGAGAAGAGGAGTTGTCATTAAGGGTGGAGTCTACGTAGAAAAAATGGATAAAATAGGGGCTGTTTTATTTGACAAAACCGGCACGTTAACTCTTGGCAAACCGGTTGTCCATTGTATTAAAGGCGTCTCTGAATTAGATGAAAAGGCTTTGATGTACGCAGCAGCACTAGAGCAGTTCTCTAATCATCCTCTTGCTCAAGCTGTCATAAAAAGCGCAGCAGACAGCAATCTTAACTTCAGAGAGCTTGATGTAACGAATGTGAAGGAGATCCCAGGTAAAGGCATAATGGGCTACGTAAACGGCACTCGAGTAATAGTGGGAAGCATGGATTTGCTGAAACAACATGGCAGTAATTGTGAGTCCGTTAGTGAAGTCTATGAGAACGAAAAGCATTCTGCAGTCTGTGTCTCTTTAGACGAAACAGCTACATCCTCAATATGTATAATTGACGACGTTCGTGAAGACGCTGTTCGAGCTGTAAAGGCTCTAAAAGAAGCAGGATTACATATAGCGATATTAACTGGAGACAAGGCTGAAATAGCTCGAGAAACCGCTGAACGTTTAGGAATTACCGACGTTTACGCTAAGCTATTTCCAGAAGACAAGTTGAAAATTATAGCCAAGACAAGAGAAAAACATGGTCTAGTAGCGATGGTAGGAGACGGCATCAATGATGCACCCGCGTTGGCAGCCTCAGATGTAGGCATTGCTATGGGCGGAGGAAAAGTAGATGTCGCCTTAGAGTCAGCGGACATAATCTTAGTCAAAGACGAACTAGCTCAAATTCCCACTTTACACAAGCTAAGCAAAATGACAGTAAGAATCGCCAAACAAAATATAGCTGTCTCCCTCGGAGTAAAACTAGTTCTCGGCGCGCTTGGACTAATGGGATTTATTCCCCTCTGGTTCACTGTAGCCTTGGGGGACGACGGCCTAACCATGCTAACGCTCTTGAATACACTTCGTCTTACAAGACTGGAGTTTTAA